One region of Bactrocera neohumeralis isolate Rockhampton chromosome 5, APGP_CSIRO_Bneo_wtdbg2-racon-allhic-juicebox.fasta_v2, whole genome shotgun sequence genomic DNA includes:
- the LOC126758031 gene encoding uncharacterized protein LOC126758031, whose amino-acid sequence MPRNLFTLLFGATLLVVLIMMAQAQPDPEVQTISPTPPTRRPTPPTRRPPTRRPTPPTRRPTPPTRRPTPPTRRPTPPTRRPTPPTRRPTPPTRRPTPPTRRPTPPTRRPTPPTRRPTPPTRRPTRPTRRPTPPTRRPTPRPTPSTTPA is encoded by the exons ATGCCCAGGAATTTATTTACGCTCC TTTTCGGAGCTACGCTGTTAGTCGTCCTAATAATGATGGCTCAAGCTCAACCCGATCCAGAAGTACAAACCATAAGTCCAACACCACCTACTAGGAGACCAACGCCACCTACCCGGCGACCACCCACTCGGCGACCAACACCACCTACAAGGAGACCAACTCCACCTACTCGGCGACCAACGCCGCCCACTCGGCGACCAACTCCACCCACTCGGCGACCAACTCCACCTACTCGGCGACCAACGCCGCCCACTCGGCGACCAACACCACCTACAAGGCGTCCAACACCCCCTACTCGGCGACCAACTCCACCCACTAGGCGACCAACACCACCCACTAGGAGACCAACACGACCTACTAGGCGTCCAACACCTCCCACCAGGCGCCCAACCCCCCGACCAACACCATCCACGACGCCTGCATAA